A stretch of the Chitiniphilus purpureus genome encodes the following:
- a CDS encoding sensor domain-containing diguanylate cyclase, with the protein MKRPRIMQWSARQSASITVFAMLFGLGMISILGYQVNSSYRAQMAQARSRVDNLSQMLEAQLRSALREVDLVLRDLEDRVDVPALARSPLDDTRAKALQGLLLDKLTLVRQADNILLIAPDGRVVYQALDFGTAQPPFDAAQLARIRDDPYRERVYARLQGTDKHQQGIALARRLETRDGQFAGLVVANVTTAYFQQVLDTLDLGQHGIALLVDERSAAVAQRPGERPADDFSPDPQLLRQLNNGTLATGITVLENGAGVTRLVSYRQLAGSPFSVVVSTSSRDYLASWRNNNLYYLVGGSLLLAMALMMIYFFWRSHRLARNLQQKESRLNVSEVRFRQMIETIPVALLLARLPECFITYINQQGARTFDIPQAGALSLRAADFYLNSSDFREQLLAMDQTQGIRNIEVRMRRWSGEAFWASLSMSSVTVGEEITLMIGVSDITERKRLEGELKRRATTDSLSGLSNRAHFMELANQELARAQRYARPLALLMLDIDYFKRINDTHGHDVGDQAIRAVAQVLSATLRDVDVVARMGGEEFAALLPETTPELACAAAERVRVNIEAHRIALPNGSELAFTGSIGISALRRDDQLIDDLLKRADLALYHAKHHGRNQSALYDEIEPQQSA; encoded by the coding sequence TTGAAGCGCCCCCGCATCATGCAGTGGTCAGCGCGCCAGTCCGCCAGCATCACCGTGTTCGCCATGCTGTTCGGCCTGGGGATGATCTCCATCCTGGGCTATCAGGTGAACAGTTCATACCGGGCGCAGATGGCCCAGGCCCGCTCGCGCGTCGACAATCTGTCGCAGATGCTCGAAGCGCAACTGCGCAGCGCCCTGCGCGAGGTCGATCTGGTGCTGCGCGATCTGGAGGACCGGGTCGATGTGCCGGCACTGGCGCGCAGCCCGCTGGACGACACCCGGGCCAAGGCGCTGCAGGGCCTGCTGCTGGACAAGCTGACGCTGGTGCGGCAGGCGGACAACATCCTGCTGATCGCGCCGGATGGCCGTGTGGTCTACCAGGCACTTGATTTCGGCACCGCGCAACCACCGTTCGATGCCGCACAGCTGGCACGGATCCGCGACGACCCCTACCGTGAACGGGTCTATGCGCGGCTGCAAGGCACGGACAAACACCAGCAGGGCATCGCATTGGCACGCCGGCTGGAAACACGCGACGGCCAGTTTGCCGGCCTGGTGGTCGCCAACGTCACGACCGCCTACTTCCAGCAGGTGCTCGATACGCTCGATCTCGGTCAGCACGGGATCGCGCTGCTGGTGGACGAGCGCAGCGCGGCCGTCGCACAACGGCCGGGCGAGCGGCCGGCCGACGATTTCTCGCCGGACCCGCAGCTCCTGCGTCAACTCAACAACGGCACGCTGGCGACAGGCATCACCGTCCTTGAGAACGGGGCCGGGGTCACCCGGCTGGTCAGCTACCGCCAGTTGGCAGGCTCGCCGTTCTCCGTGGTGGTGAGCACCTCGTCGCGCGACTACCTCGCCAGCTGGCGCAACAACAACCTGTACTACCTTGTCGGCGGCAGCCTGCTGCTGGCGATGGCGCTGATGATGATCTATTTCTTCTGGCGCTCGCACCGGCTCGCACGCAACCTGCAGCAGAAGGAAAGCCGTCTCAACGTGAGTGAGGTCCGGTTCCGCCAGATGATCGAAACGATCCCGGTGGCGTTGCTGCTGGCCCGGCTGCCCGAGTGCTTCATCACCTACATCAACCAGCAGGGCGCACGTACCTTCGACATTCCCCAGGCGGGTGCGCTGTCGCTGCGCGCAGCCGATTTCTACCTGAACAGCAGCGATTTCCGCGAGCAGTTGCTCGCCATGGACCAGACGCAGGGCATACGCAACATCGAGGTACGGATGCGGCGCTGGAGTGGCGAGGCGTTCTGGGCCAGCCTGTCGATGTCCAGCGTCACCGTCGGCGAGGAGATCACCCTGATGATCGGCGTCTCGGACATCACCGAACGCAAGCGGCTGGAGGGCGAGCTCAAGCGCCGTGCCACCACCGACAGCCTGTCCGGCCTGTCGAACCGCGCGCATTTCATGGAGCTGGCCAACCAGGAACTGGCACGCGCGCAGCGCTATGCCCGGCCCTTGGCGCTGCTGATGCTCGATATCGACTACTTCAAGCGCATCAACGACACCCATGGGCACGACGTGGGCGATCAGGCCATCCGCGCCGTCGCCCAGGTACTCAGCGCCACGCTGCGCGATGTGGACGTGGTGGCGCGTATGGGCGGCGAGGAGTTCGCCGCACTCCTGCCCGAAACGACTCCGGAGCTTGCCTGTGCTGCGGCCGAGCGTGTCCGCGTCAATATCGAGGCGCATCGGATTGCACTCCCCAACGGCAGCGAACTTGCCTTCACCGGCAGCATCGGCATCAGTGCGCTGCGCCGGGATGATCAGTTGATCGACGATCTGCTCAAGCGCGCGGACCTTGCGCTCTATCACGCCAAACATCACGGCCGCAATCAGAGCGCGCTCTACGACGAGATCGAACCGCAGCAGTCGGCTTGA
- a CDS encoding YajQ family cyclic di-GMP-binding protein: MPSFDIVSEIDEVEIRNAVEQTNKEVGNRYDFKGSDARVEQNDKVLTAFADSEFQLDQVKDVLVTKLAKRGVDIRALDEGKVEKVSGNKVKQALTIKTGVDSDLAKRIVRAIKDSKLKVQAAIQGDAVRVSGAKRDTLQEAIALIRKAVDDFPLQYQNFRD, translated from the coding sequence ATGCCCTCTTTCGATATCGTGTCCGAGATCGATGAAGTGGAAATCCGCAACGCGGTCGAACAGACCAACAAGGAAGTCGGCAACCGTTACGACTTCAAGGGATCGGACGCGCGGGTTGAGCAGAACGACAAGGTGCTGACCGCGTTCGCCGACAGCGAATTCCAGCTCGATCAGGTCAAGGACGTGCTGGTCACCAAGCTTGCCAAGCGCGGGGTGGACATCCGTGCGCTCGACGAAGGCAAGGTCGAGAAGGTGTCCGGCAACAAGGTCAAGCAGGCGCTGACGATCAAGACCGGCGTCGACTCGGACCTCGCCAAGCGCATCGTGCGCGCGATCAAGGATTCCAAGCTCAAGGTGCAGGCCGCGATCCAGGGTGACGCGGTCCGTGTCTCGGGGGCCAAGCGCGACACGCTGCAGGAAGCGATTGCGCTGATCCGCAAGGCGGTCGACGACTTCCCGCTCCAGTACCAGAACTTCCGCGATTGA
- a CDS encoding DinB family protein translates to MDANYPRLMAAYNRWMNERLYAACDRLDDTTRHADLGAFFKSIHATLDHLLWGDTAWFNRLQQQPVELPPLGTLLCPDWDDLKAARASLDEQLVEWADGLTESWLAQQFSFTSRLYQREFTQPRWVFVTHFFNHQTHHRGQLTTLLAQLDIDFGITDLPMLPELADPDWLTH, encoded by the coding sequence ATGGATGCGAACTACCCTCGATTGATGGCTGCGTACAACCGCTGGATGAACGAGCGCCTGTATGCAGCCTGCGACCGGCTCGACGACACCACGCGCCACGCCGACCTCGGCGCGTTCTTCAAATCCATCCACGCCACGCTCGATCACCTGCTGTGGGGCGATACCGCCTGGTTCAACCGGCTGCAGCAGCAGCCGGTCGAGCTGCCACCGCTTGGCACCCTGCTCTGCCCGGACTGGGATGATCTCAAGGCGGCCCGTGCCAGCCTGGACGAACAACTGGTCGAATGGGCCGACGGCCTGACCGAAAGTTGGCTGGCACAGCAGTTCAGTTTTACCAGCCGCCTCTACCAGCGTGAATTCACCCAGCCCCGCTGGGTGTTCGTCACCCATTTCTTCAACCATCAGACCCATCATCGCGGCCAGCTGACCACACTCCTGGCACAGCTCGACATCGACTTTGGCATCACGGACCTGCCGATGCTGCCCGAGCTTGCCGATCCGGACTGGCTGACGCACTGA
- the ppnP gene encoding pyrimidine/purine nucleoside phosphorylase gives MSQFDNVSVLKQANVYFDGKCVSHTVILADGSRKSVGVILPSTLTFNTGAPEVMELIAGSCRVKLAGQNEATTYGAGTSFDVPGDASFEIEVTETLHYVCHFG, from the coding sequence ATGAGCCAATTCGACAACGTTTCCGTCCTCAAACAAGCCAACGTCTATTTCGACGGCAAATGCGTCAGCCACACCGTCATCCTGGCCGACGGCAGCCGCAAGAGCGTGGGCGTCATCCTGCCTTCCACCCTCACCTTCAACACCGGCGCGCCGGAAGTGATGGAATTGATCGCGGGCAGCTGCCGCGTCAAGCTCGCAGGCCAGAACGAAGCCACGACCTACGGCGCCGGTACCTCGTTCGACGTGCCCGGCGACGCCAGTTTTGAAATCGAAGTGACCGAGACATTGCACTACGTCTGCCACTTCGGCTGA
- a CDS encoding DUF2788 domain-containing protein, protein MLDAIANMSEEAFTTLTVSVLCTALIAYMGFIIYKLAKDSKAGKYGTLVLFFVLGFGMFGFIVKTILTEVLQK, encoded by the coding sequence ATGCTCGACGCCATTGCCAACATGTCCGAAGAGGCCTTCACCACACTCACGGTGTCGGTGCTCTGCACGGCGCTGATCGCCTACATGGGCTTCATCATCTACAAGCTCGCCAAGGACTCGAAGGCGGGCAAGTACGGCACGCTGGTGTTGTTCTTCGTGCTGGGCTTCGGCATGTTCGGCTTTATCGTCAAGACCATCCTCACCGAAGTGCTGCAGAAATAA
- a CDS encoding argininosuccinate synthase, whose amino-acid sequence MSDVKKVVLAYSGGLDTSVILKWLQDQYRCEVVTFTADLGQGEELEPARQKALQFGIKPGNIYIDDVREEFVRDFVFPMFRANTIYEGEYLLGTSIARPLIAKRLIEIARETGADAISHGATGKGNDQVRFELGAYALMPEVKVIAPWREWDLLSREKLLAYAEANGIPVEMKHKNGGAPYSMDANLLHISFEGRHLEDPKAEAEESMWRWTVSPEAAPDAAEYIDLEFEKGDVVGINGVRLKAHEVLAKLNELGGKHGIGRLDLVENRYVGMKSRGCYETPGGTILLKAHRGIESITLDREVAHLKDSLMPRYAELIYNGYWWSPERRALQVLIDHTQGYVNGWVRLKLYKGGVSVVARDSKDTLFDQTIATFDDDGGAYNQADAGGFIKLNALRLRIAGKKGR is encoded by the coding sequence ATGTCTGACGTAAAAAAAGTGGTGCTGGCCTATTCGGGCGGGCTTGATACCTCGGTGATCCTGAAGTGGCTGCAAGACCAGTATCGCTGTGAAGTCGTCACCTTCACCGCCGACCTGGGCCAGGGCGAGGAACTGGAACCGGCACGCCAGAAGGCACTGCAGTTCGGCATCAAGCCCGGGAACATCTACATCGACGATGTGCGCGAGGAATTCGTGCGCGACTTCGTGTTCCCGATGTTCCGTGCCAACACCATCTACGAAGGCGAATACCTGCTTGGTACCTCGATCGCCCGTCCGCTGATCGCCAAGCGCCTGATCGAGATCGCCCGCGAGACCGGCGCTGACGCCATCAGCCATGGCGCCACCGGCAAAGGCAATGATCAGGTCCGCTTCGAGTTGGGCGCGTATGCGCTGATGCCGGAAGTGAAGGTGATCGCCCCGTGGCGCGAATGGGATCTGCTGTCACGCGAGAAACTGCTGGCCTACGCCGAAGCCAACGGCATCCCGGTCGAGATGAAGCACAAGAACGGCGGTGCACCGTACTCGATGGACGCCAACCTGCTGCACATCAGTTTCGAAGGCCGCCACCTGGAAGACCCGAAGGCCGAGGCCGAGGAAAGCATGTGGCGCTGGACAGTCAGCCCGGAAGCCGCGCCGGATGCCGCCGAATACATCGACCTGGAATTCGAGAAGGGCGATGTGGTCGGCATCAATGGGGTACGCCTGAAGGCCCACGAGGTGCTGGCCAAGCTCAATGAACTTGGCGGCAAGCACGGCATCGGTCGTCTGGATCTGGTCGAGAACCGCTATGTCGGCATGAAAAGCCGCGGCTGCTACGAAACCCCGGGCGGCACCATCCTGCTGAAGGCCCACCGCGGCATCGAGTCGATCACGCTCGACCGTGAGGTGGCACACCTCAAGGACAGCCTGATGCCGCGCTATGCCGAGCTGATCTACAACGGCTACTGGTGGAGCCCGGAACGCCGCGCGCTGCAGGTGCTGATCGACCACACCCAGGGCTATGTGAACGGCTGGGTGCGCCTGAAGCTGTACAAGGGCGGCGTCTCGGTGGTCGCGCGTGACTCCAAGGACACGCTCTTTGATCAGACCATCGCCACCTTCGATGACGACGGCGGCGCCTACAACCAGGCGGATGCCGGCGGTTTCATCAAATTGAATGCGTTGCGCCTGCGTATCGCCGGCAAGAAGGGCCGTTAA
- the leuE gene encoding leucine efflux protein LeuE, with amino-acid sequence MSILGVTDLATYALGTLIIILMPGPNSLFVLTTAGRHGARAGFAAAGGVFCGDLALMLAAVLGVASLMHAHPVAFDAVRYLGAAYLAWLGLRLLLAQARPARDPAACAAAASPGRAFRQALGISLVNVKAILFFMAFFPQFVDPAYSHVALTFVLLGSIVQVFSMAYLSMLILAGSRIARLVAARQGMAGLGRRITGLLFVSFGLRLAIDR; translated from the coding sequence GTGAGCATCCTTGGCGTCACCGACCTTGCCACCTATGCCCTGGGTACCCTGATCATCATCCTGATGCCCGGGCCCAACTCGCTGTTCGTGCTGACCACGGCCGGCCGGCATGGTGCCCGCGCCGGTTTTGCCGCAGCGGGCGGGGTGTTCTGCGGGGATCTCGCGCTGATGCTGGCTGCCGTGCTCGGCGTCGCTTCGCTGATGCATGCGCATCCGGTCGCCTTCGATGCCGTCCGCTATCTGGGCGCGGCCTATCTGGCCTGGCTCGGATTGCGGCTCCTGCTCGCACAGGCCAGGCCCGCCCGCGATCCTGCCGCGTGCGCCGCGGCGGCGAGCCCGGGGCGCGCCTTCCGCCAGGCGCTCGGCATCTCGCTCGTCAATGTCAAGGCCATCCTGTTCTTCATGGCCTTCTTCCCGCAATTCGTCGACCCGGCCTATTCGCACGTGGCGCTGACCTTCGTGCTGCTGGGCAGCATCGTGCAGGTCTTTTCGATGGCCTACCTCTCGATGCTGATCCTTGCCGGCAGCCGGATCGCCCGCCTTGTCGCGGCAAGGCAGGGCATGGCAGGACTGGGGCGCCGGATCACCGGCCTGTTGTTCGTCAGCTTCGGCCTCAGGCTCGCCATCGACCGTTGA
- the argF gene encoding ornithine carbamoyltransferase — protein sequence MRHYLQFKDFTREEYDYLFERAAKLKTMRREGRLYQPFVGKVLGMIFEKSSTRTRVSFEAGMAQLGGHAMFMQSKDTQLGRGEPIEDVAKVMSRMVDIVMVRTYEQTIIERFAENSQVSVINGLTNEYHPCQILADIFTYIEHRGPISGKTVAWIGDSNNVSRTWLQAAKLFGFKLNLACPRGYEMTVLDGDTYSSEHFEQFYDPYQAARDADIVTTDVSTSMGYERETLQRKKDFINYKVSEKVMLQAKADAVFLHCLPAHRGEEVDPEVIDGAQSLVWDEAENRMHTQKAVLEYLLLGRVED from the coding sequence ATGCGCCATTACCTGCAATTCAAGGATTTTACCCGCGAAGAGTACGACTATCTGTTCGAGCGTGCAGCCAAGCTCAAAACCATGCGCCGCGAAGGCCGGCTTTACCAGCCTTTTGTCGGCAAGGTGCTGGGCATGATCTTCGAAAAGTCGTCCACCCGTACCCGGGTTTCCTTTGAGGCGGGCATGGCGCAACTGGGCGGGCATGCGATGTTCATGCAGTCCAAGGATACGCAGCTGGGCCGGGGCGAGCCGATAGAGGATGTGGCCAAGGTCATGAGCCGGATGGTCGACATCGTGATGGTGCGCACCTATGAGCAGACCATCATCGAGCGCTTTGCCGAGAATTCGCAGGTGTCGGTGATCAATGGTCTGACCAACGAATACCATCCCTGCCAGATCCTGGCGGATATCTTCACCTATATCGAACACCGCGGCCCGATCAGCGGCAAGACTGTGGCGTGGATCGGCGATTCCAACAATGTCAGCAGAACCTGGCTGCAAGCGGCCAAGCTGTTCGGTTTCAAGCTCAACCTTGCCTGCCCGCGCGGTTACGAGATGACGGTGCTGGACGGCGACACCTACAGCAGCGAGCATTTCGAGCAGTTCTACGATCCCTATCAGGCCGCGCGCGATGCGGACATCGTCACCACCGACGTGAGCACTTCGATGGGCTACGAGCGCGAGACGCTGCAGCGCAAGAAGGATTTCATCAATTACAAGGTTTCCGAGAAGGTGATGCTGCAGGCCAAGGCCGATGCCGTCTTCCTGCACTGCCTGCCGGCGCACCGCGGCGAAGAGGTGGACCCGGAAGTGATCGACGGCGCGCAGTCGCTGGTCTGGGACGAGGCGGAGAACCGCATGCATACGCAAAAAGCCGTGCTCGAATATCTGTTGCTCGGCCGCGTGGAGGACTGA
- a CDS encoding DUF3579 domain-containing protein, translated as MICNPYEIIIQGITSNGREFRPSDWAERLSGILSTFGFDQKLSYAPYVRPMVLDNVRCVAVDKQLEKIDPRVFDFIMTFARDNDLRIVDCRTLLDQYQQSSR; from the coding sequence ATGATCTGCAACCCATACGAAATCATCATTCAGGGTATCACCAGCAACGGTCGCGAATTCCGGCCCAGCGACTGGGCAGAGCGGCTCTCCGGCATCCTCTCCACCTTCGGTTTCGACCAGAAGCTCTCGTATGCGCCGTATGTGCGCCCCATGGTGCTCGACAATGTCCGTTGCGTTGCGGTGGACAAGCAGCTCGAGAAGATCGACCCGCGCGTGTTCGATTTCATCATGACCTTCGCCCGCGACAACGACCTGCGCATCGTCGATTGCCGTACCCTGCTTGACCAATACCAGCAGTCCTCCCGCTAG
- the fabG gene encoding 3-oxoacyl-ACP reductase FabG, translated as MRLKDKVAIITGAASGIGHATAQKFAAEGAKVVVCDVNRDGVDRVVSELSAAGATAAGFLVDVTNKAQIAQMVSDVKQQFGRIDVLVNNAGIVADAQLYKMSDEQFDRVIDINLKGVYNCARAVVDTMLEQGSGVILNASSVVGVYGNFGQTNYAAAKFGVIGFVKTWAKELGKKGIRANAVCPGFVATPILNGMPDKVIQAMEERVPMRRLAQPAEIANVYAFLASDEASYINGAAIEVTGGLTL; from the coding sequence ATGCGACTTAAAGACAAGGTAGCCATCATCACCGGCGCGGCCAGTGGCATCGGCCATGCCACTGCCCAGAAATTCGCCGCCGAGGGTGCCAAGGTCGTGGTCTGCGACGTCAACCGCGATGGCGTCGACCGCGTGGTGTCGGAGCTCAGCGCCGCTGGCGCCACCGCCGCCGGTTTCCTGGTCGACGTGACCAACAAGGCACAGATCGCCCAGATGGTCTCGGACGTCAAGCAGCAGTTCGGCCGCATCGATGTGCTGGTCAACAATGCCGGCATCGTTGCCGACGCGCAGCTTTACAAGATGAGCGACGAGCAGTTCGATCGGGTGATCGATATCAACCTGAAGGGCGTCTACAACTGTGCCCGCGCCGTGGTAGACACCATGCTCGAGCAGGGCAGCGGCGTCATCCTGAATGCGTCCTCGGTGGTGGGCGTCTACGGCAACTTCGGCCAGACCAATTATGCGGCTGCCAAGTTCGGCGTGATCGGCTTCGTCAAGACCTGGGCGAAGGAGCTGGGCAAGAAAGGCATCCGTGCCAATGCAGTGTGTCCGGGCTTTGTCGCCACACCCATCCTGAACGGCATGCCGGACAAGGTGATCCAGGCGATGGAGGAGCGGGTGCCGATGCGCAGGCTCGCGCAACCGGCCGAGATCGCCAACGTCTATGCCTTTCTCGCCTCGGACGAGGCAAGCTATATCAACGGTGCGGCGATCGAGGTGACCGGCGGGCTGACGCTGTAG
- a CDS encoding L,D-transpeptidase family protein — protein sequence MKQRVLPWAKLSVCLLLLLFFTPAAQPRLTPPWPQPHLSAFDHPGVAIQGSPEAMIVAAIDAVREGRMADARATIDALLAKAPNYRLAHLVSADLYAMRAAPLADLGGGVASAPQDRLDDLKREAQVRLLRHTAPPPVGHLPAQLLALSPAQRHAVLVDTGSARAYLFENDKGVPRYVTDYYVTIGKLGIDKLKEGDQRTPLGVYFVTGHMPRLQLDRIYGEAAELYGVGAWPISYPNELDRREGRTGHGIWLHGVPYDTYARAPQASNGCVALTNEDMAALARWLQPGTTPVVNVTQVDWLPPHAWRQRREAALARIEAWRAAAETAEPARLQAFYGSQFSTEESRPARGGTVRPQAIALENISLFATAGERPQWVATFDQQSRSERTQIRQRKRVYWQQEGTDWKILWEGRARAG from the coding sequence GTGAAGCAACGCGTATTACCGTGGGCCAAGTTGTCGGTCTGCCTGCTCCTGCTGCTGTTCTTCACGCCGGCGGCGCAGCCCCGGCTCACCCCACCCTGGCCGCAACCGCACCTGTCCGCATTCGACCATCCGGGCGTCGCCATCCAGGGTTCGCCGGAGGCGATGATCGTCGCTGCCATCGACGCGGTCCGCGAGGGGCGCATGGCCGACGCCCGCGCCACCATCGACGCATTGCTCGCCAAGGCGCCGAACTACCGGCTGGCGCATCTGGTCTCCGCTGATCTCTATGCAATGCGGGCAGCACCGCTGGCGGACCTTGGCGGTGGGGTGGCCAGCGCGCCGCAGGACCGGCTCGACGACCTCAAGCGCGAAGCCCAGGTCAGACTGCTGCGCCATACGGCACCGCCGCCCGTGGGCCATCTGCCGGCGCAGCTGCTCGCACTCTCGCCGGCGCAGCGCCATGCCGTGCTGGTCGATACCGGCAGCGCCCGGGCTTACCTGTTCGAAAACGACAAAGGCGTGCCCCGTTACGTCACCGACTACTACGTCACCATCGGCAAGCTTGGCATCGACAAGCTCAAGGAAGGCGACCAGCGCACGCCGTTGGGTGTCTACTTCGTCACCGGGCATATGCCGCGTCTGCAACTGGACCGCATCTATGGCGAGGCAGCCGAGCTTTACGGCGTGGGTGCCTGGCCGATTTCGTACCCCAACGAATTGGACCGGCGCGAAGGCCGCACCGGCCATGGCATCTGGCTGCACGGCGTGCCCTACGACACCTATGCCCGCGCACCGCAGGCTTCCAACGGCTGTGTGGCGCTGACCAACGAAGACATGGCGGCCCTCGCCCGGTGGCTGCAACCCGGCACGACGCCGGTGGTCAACGTCACCCAGGTCGATTGGCTGCCGCCGCATGCCTGGCGGCAACGGCGCGAAGCGGCACTGGCCCGAATCGAAGCCTGGCGCGCCGCCGCCGAGACAGCCGAACCCGCGCGGCTGCAGGCATTCTACGGCTCGCAGTTCAGCACAGAGGAAAGCCGGCCTGCGCGGGGCGGCACGGTGCGACCGCAGGCGATCGCGCTCGAAAACATCAGCCTGTTCGCCACCGCCGGCGAGCGGCCACAGTGGGTCGCCACGTTCGACCAGCAGTCACGCAGCGAGCGCACCCAGATCAGGCAACGCAAACGGGTGTACTGGCAGCAGGAAGGTACGGACTGGAAGATCTTGTGGGAAGGCCGGGCCCGGGCCGGTTGA
- a CDS encoding nuclear transport factor 2 family protein, with amino-acid sequence MIVRRALLSLVLLLVAGPLHAGEVDDIRHLVQAREYTEALARAERYLARTPKDAQVRFLRGLTLAELGRSQEAIKAFTSLSEDYPQLPEPYNNLAVLYAQQNQLDKARAALQLAIQTNPSYAVAHENLGDLYARMASQAYDKALQLEGQNRQVQTKLTLVRELFGGGHVVAPSRRQLAQAEPPAPRPTKAAAPQPTPRPPTPTPAPPRPTAAPKPTTVPKQPPAPTAVPTPAVAQSEREQQQVIEALQNWARAWSRQDFDGYLAAYSRKFDTPRGQRFADWAAERRPRVTGPRFIDVALSDIRIDLKDDATAVVRLRQSYRSDRLTSSTGKTLVLEKSGGRWLIREERT; translated from the coding sequence ATGATTGTTCGCCGAGCGCTGCTTTCCCTCGTACTCCTGCTTGTCGCCGGCCCATTGCATGCCGGCGAGGTGGACGATATCCGCCATCTGGTCCAGGCCCGCGAATACACCGAGGCGCTGGCACGGGCCGAGCGCTATCTCGCCAGGACACCCAAGGACGCGCAGGTGCGCTTTCTGCGCGGCCTGACCCTGGCCGAGCTGGGTCGCTCGCAGGAGGCGATCAAGGCCTTCACCAGCCTCTCGGAAGACTACCCGCAGCTACCCGAGCCTTATAACAACCTGGCGGTGCTGTACGCGCAGCAGAACCAGCTGGACAAGGCACGCGCGGCGCTGCAGCTGGCGATCCAGACCAATCCCAGCTACGCGGTGGCGCACGAGAATCTCGGGGACCTGTATGCGCGCATGGCCTCGCAGGCGTATGACAAGGCATTGCAGCTGGAAGGACAGAACCGCCAGGTGCAGACCAAGCTGACCCTGGTGCGCGAATTGTTCGGCGGCGGCCACGTGGTGGCGCCCAGCCGCCGTCAGCTGGCGCAGGCCGAGCCGCCGGCGCCCCGTCCGACCAAGGCGGCCGCACCGCAGCCCACACCCCGGCCGCCGACGCCGACCCCGGCACCGCCCAGGCCGACGGCTGCACCGAAGCCGACGACTGTGCCCAAGCAGCCCCCCGCGCCGACGGCCGTGCCGACCCCGGCCGTGGCACAGAGCGAGCGCGAACAGCAGCAGGTGATCGAGGCGCTGCAGAATTGGGCGCGCGCCTGGTCCAGGCAGGATTTCGACGGCTATCTTGCCGCCTACTCCAGAAAGTTCGACACGCCGCGCGGCCAGCGCTTTGCCGACTGGGCGGCCGAACGCCGGCCGCGCGTGACCGGGCCGCGCTTCATCGACGTGGCGCTCTCGGACATCCGTATCGATCTCAAGGACGACGCCACCGCGGTGGTGCGCCTGCGCCAAAGCTATCGTTCCGACCGCCTGACCAGCAGCACCGGCAAGACGTTGGTGCTGGAAAAATCGGGCGGACGCTGGCTGATCCGGGAGGAAAGGACGTAA
- a CDS encoding DMT family protein: MNLPAGVLAPLLLIASNLFMTFAWYGHLKHMNAAPWWIAALVSWAIALFEYLLQVPANRIGFTVYSLAQLKIMQEVITLGLFVPFAVYYMGQPFKLDFVWAGLCLVGAVYFMFR, encoded by the coding sequence ATGAACCTACCCGCCGGTGTGCTCGCACCATTGTTGTTGATCGCCTCCAATCTTTTTATGACTTTTGCATGGTATGGCCACCTCAAGCATATGAACGCGGCGCCCTGGTGGATCGCCGCGCTGGTATCGTGGGCCATCGCGTTGTTCGAATACCTGCTGCAGGTGCCGGCCAACCGCATCGGCTTCACCGTGTATTCGCTGGCGCAGCTCAAGATCATGCAGGAGGTCATCACGCTGGGGCTGTTCGTCCCGTTTGCGGTGTACTACATGGGGCAGCCGTTCAAGCTCGATTTTGTGTGGGCCGGCCTGTGTCTGGTCGGGGCGGTGTACTTCATGTTCCGCTGA